A window of Castanea sativa cultivar Marrone di Chiusa Pesio chromosome 8, ASM4071231v1 genomic DNA:
aaacggacccatagaAGGTGGGAGAGGGTACGGTAGTTTAAATCACAAACATGAAGTAACATAAATAATACCATTAGTGTTGGATTATCACTTAAAACCAAGCGCAGTGTTCTAGCAATTTTTGGACAATATGGGGGTACAAGTAAGTTATTTTGAACCTTATTGAACCCAATATATAAGAGAAATCTTTTTAATATCATCAATCTTTTTAACCTGTCACGAATTCCAGTGCTTCAAATAGACATATATACAAACAATGTCAATGCCACGTTTAAAAATAAACTCTTTTttgtaaaaagtaaaataattcGATAAAGAATTGACTGACTTCTAATATCTTCAAACAGATTTCaaattgtgttttatttcaaaaaaattatttccattAAAATAGAACATAACATACTTGTAGCGACTACACTGATCGGTGTTGTAGTGGCAACACACCTTAGAATACATATCATATTTTTGCAAATTCAATTGTTTTCTTCCCATCATGAGCCTTCTTGAAGAAATGTTTCACATAATTTGAATACAGAACTTGCTTATACAATGCTTTCTCACCTCCTGCAAGCACTTCTGGAAAAGGACCAATCATGTCATATGGCCTAGGATTAACAAAAATAGGAACCGAAATCCTATTCTTGCTTCCACTAGCAACCACACGGTGCTCAATGCTCTTGTATCGACCATTGCTCATTATTTGTAGTGCATCGCCAACATTGATCACGAGGGAGCCGCTTATAGGTGGAACATGAACCCAACTATCATTGTTTCCTCGCACGTAGAGTCCACCAATATCATCTTGAAGGAGGATAGTAAGGGTTGACACATCAGAGTGACGACCTACTCCCACGGTGAGCTCAGGGTTAGGACATATAGGATAGTAGTTAAGGTTAATCCTCTTTGAACCCATTAAGAGAGATTCTTTTGTCTCATCAATTTCTTTCACATTTATCCTCTTCATTAGTGCCTCTAATAGCCTTTGGATAACTAGTTCAGACCCCCTCATATATTCCAAAACTTGATCCCTAAAAGCAAACAACAATTAATCcaccaaaaattatatatacataagcATATACTATTTGATCCACCAAATTATGTTTTATGatactcaatttttttataatatatatatatatatatatgtatatatatatatatgtatgtatgtatattaggATGAGATCACTATTGATCTTCAATCAAACATGGTTGATATAATGAGATGTGACTAAAAGTTATGAAGTGTTGTAACGTCGTATTGAGTTACACTAGATTTAACTAGAACTTGACCTATTCGGtgaattatatatgtgtgtatgtatgtatgtatgtatgtacacAAATATTTCATCTATATTATATGTCATGTATTTGTTGTGTAAACTAAATTGAGCAAAGTTAAGCTCTGTTACTTGCACGCAGAGGGCCACAATGCAGAGGCCTCAGCCTCGGACACATAAAACAGGCTCAGGTAATCTTTCCATTCAAGAGCCTTCTCTGCTTCAGGACTAAAGCTTGTGCCAAACCGCACGCTGTTGGAAGGTGAGTTTTCCTTTGAAAACTTCCTCTTCTCCTTAGCTGGCAAATTGAAGAACCTATGTGTTGCATCCTTCACATTCTCCAGCACGTCAATGGGCACTCCATGGTTGATAATCTGAAAGAAACCCCACTTTTCTGCAGCATCACAGATTGATTCTGAGACTTTTGGTTCGTCCCAGTTTGACATATCAATGATGGGTATAGACTCTTGAGGCAAGATGTTGCTCACAGTGATCCTTTCTTCTACAGGTTGGATATATTGCTTAGGGAGGGCTTTGAGTCCCATTTCTGAGAGACCCTTTACTCCATTGCCATTTGTTACGACGAAGTCAGTGATATTTGAGGACTCACTGATAGGTGTTGCAACTATTGGATCCATTCTTACAAGAGAGGAATAAAGAGAGAGCTTAGTATTTAGCAAATGGCTTGAAACTAAGATGTTTGGTGTTGTTGGTGGTAATGCAATTTGCATGCCATTTGCACCTATTTATATAGCACTGTCTCAAGAATTTTAAGgttaatttctatttatttaatatatgcCTCACTATCTCAATGTGCTCACCGGTCAGAGAGCCATGGCCCCCAAAGTCGAAAAAAAGTCTTTAAGAAGGAATTGATGTTGGAGTGTTTTAAATGAAGGCATTTAtggttcaagttttttttttccacaattataattatcaaactaataattaaattaaaatttcagccaattaaaatataaaataaaatagggaGAGAATTTGATACAGATCTGTATTTAACAATTGCTGCATAAAAAGGTTAGGTGGCAGCAAAAAAAATGTGACAAGTGTCCAAGTATACACCTAGTCATGTGCATTATTACACATCACCTTTAGATACTTGTTGCTTCATTCTGCTGCACACAGGATTAATGTGATTTGGTTTACTATGACTTTTCAATTAAGATGgtaaagaaatttatatatttcttttacgaaaaatgatatattcacaatattttcacaatatttttataacaaaccttaagtggcaggttattattggttgttgttgttggggcaaaaaagtaatcttagttttatgtttaaatttgaaccaataacaattaactacctatgatttgttgtaaaaatattgtgaacgtagcatctcttttcttttaccATTCGCATGAGATTTTGACAGAATAGTTTATTTTTAGGggtaaaatattaaaactattTGTAAGATTTGGGCAAATGACAAGtattactaattttattttcaaaaatatcgaAATTTGCTCCTAACGTCACTTCTTAacacaattcaaaattttcatttctctacctactttattatttatctatCATTGGCTACCCAGATGCTCAACTCACACATATAATTGCAATAATGCAAAGAATTTTCAAACGATGTTAAATTGCCATTTGTGCTTagaaattaaattgaatttaaaaaaaaaatcttggtaGTACTGATATTAACCAAACCTCAAAAGTGGTtatatgacctttttttttttttttctttacacttTACTTTTGAATGTTGTGATCATTAGCGGAGCCCCACCAATTTTCACGGCCAAAATACCACTCCCTTTCTAGCCATAGCAAGAATATATAAGTTTATTCCTAAATTGCATTCTTTCTTTTCCCCAAATTTGCTTAATCTCCTTATTCTTGAAGTTTTAATTGATATCTTCTGttcaaggtaaaaacaaaaaacaaaaaatcaaaaaacaaaaaactgaatTCTCATTCCTTTAATTCtgttccccaaaaaaaaaaaaaaaaaatactatcacTTCAATATACTTATactaagttttttaattatttttaaaaaatatatcttattaaaTCTAACTAGTAGTATTGCCATGaactaggattttttttttgttattgatctttattattagttaactattaaaaattagttagtccaagttatatatatatatatatatatatatatatatatatacacacacacatacacatatataaaataaatgttttttaaaagaaaaagacattgCGAAACGTCTGTGTGAGCTTATGGGTGAAATTAGTCAAATTACTGCACGTAGCTTGAAAGCTTCATCAAAGACTTTCAGCTACCTATTCCTGATATAgatatcaaaattcaaaacttcaCTCTAGATTCTATAACTTGTTTGTGTAAGAATAAATTGTTTCATTTGATAAATTCATGTATGTTATGGTACAACGAATTTGGTCATTTCTCTAGTTATAAAAGAGACAATCAGTTATCCTCATTAAACACACTGaatagttaaagaaaaaaagggtcAAGAAAGAATAACCAATTCTATAAGAATTAAGTGCCTTTTATATTAAGACTTGATCTTAAGAAAATTTCAGTAATGGATCAAGATAAGCTTTATTATTAACTCGTATAGTCGTGGAATCATAATAATTCAAGatcctaaaattttattatgattgttaATTTATAATCTTACAACATAAAGAAAACATTTacaatatgtatttttaaagtacgtgtcatttttatatatttcatctCATTATGTGATTTCTCCATTGATGATGCTTGTCCTCTCAAGTTGAAACTTGCACGTCTTAGGTTTATTGACCTTCTTCGTTCTTTATCTATTCCTAACATAGATCTCAAAATTCTTCTATTTATAAGAGCATTATTGAACTAAGTCAAATATTTGAGgaggggagggggagggggggggggtggaacTCCTattttttaactatatatatatatatttatataaccAAATAACTTTTGgttaacctctccacaattttacacatcagcattttttatttatatttttaaatttgatttaatttgatttaattctttcgaTTTTATAGAACTAAAATGCAGAAAATTTattacatttcttttttaaaaaattaaatttagttgtttGGTGCCATACAACCACTATACTTAAAGAAGACCTAAATTATCACATAATTAGGGAATTTTTAGATAATCTTAACAAACTATATAATAACTCTATTAATATAAATCTATCCCAAAAAATGGAATATATttctattaatttaataatttctaCGTTGatgacattttaaaaaaaaaaaatctatcataTTTCCTTATATCTATCAACCacgttttctttctcttctttttttttttttcatttttttattatatattaacgttgattagaaattataatttcaataggatttaaactctataattatatcaaatgagactcaacaaatatatatcatttttaatttcaacaggagttaaattttatatcaaatggaCTCTACTAACATAttcatcctttaaaaaaaaattgcataaccAAATTTGATTAGGAATCCATAACCCTATACTatattataaatagtttttttttcccagggATTGTTTGTTACAATTCCAACTTGGCTTTTTATTCCtatattatatttcaaatagttttttttatttttttattcttccaaCACCACTTTGCTGTACAATCTCTTACATTGATTTGGTTCTTGGAGTgccttcaaaacaaaagatatgTAAAGTTTTCTTATCAGATTTAATGTTAACACATATGAgagatattttggtcaattagaaaaagtttgataaaacataaaaggaaaaagaactaaagaacaaacaaatctggaaaaaataaaataaaattagtgacTGTATTAGGTAGAGGCTTTTGGAgattgtagtttttatttttggaattcttTACGTTCATGTGTATGTACGTATTGGGTTTAATTGAAttggaattatctttgaaactttGGTTTTGGTTGAATAATGAAAATGGCAGAAGAAGTATGTTCCAATATTTGAAGTCTTCCAATATATGTGTTGTTATAGTTTAAACTTGGTATTTAAATTGTTAAATCGTTAATTTACAGTTTCATTGTTCATCTATCAGTCATGAATAATACTATTGCTATTTGCAACCATCATGATACAGTATCAATGATGTGATCATTCGAATGCTTTCTTTCAGAGTTTAGATAGAGTATTTTAtgactaaaaaaataatcatttagataactaaatgatttttttattaaaggtaTAGAACTACATGTGTAGTCCTAGCCCAACTTTAAATAAGGAATGGGCTAAGGTTGATATAAAAAGGGCCCAAAGACTCTGGATTTCAGTAGAATTAGTAACCGTAGCAATAAATGACACGTTTTCATACCCTTTTTTCGGCCAAAATGGCCcaataccacaattttcagaaatttttagcaaaaaaacactgtttcggaactaaatagggaaataccacttttatgatactcgagtttgccaaactcgagtaccatttgggactcgagtttaagacactcgaattcctagaagttttgccaccgtggcactgctgaggtggaaatttggcgaataaaaaaaataatgtgatactcgagcttggtatactcgagtaccatgcaacacaatactcgagtaTAACATGCTTGAgtaccttttataaataaaatgttgtttattttatttctacagtactcgagctcaccaagctcgagtaccttgtaacttttttttttttggattatcgacaaataaacataaacataaaatgttgtttattttatttctacagtactcgacctcaccaagctcgagtaccttgtaactttattttatttttttttgggattgttgacaaataaacataaacataaaatgctgtttattttatttctacagtactccaGCTCAataagctcgagtaccttgtaacttttcttttcttttcttttttttgggactatcgacaaataaacataaacataaaaataagtagcttttttatgtatttttttatttatttaaatagaagcattgtaaaatacagagattttaatttcaaaatatgaatttaatttctacattaagtaaaactattcactgttttctcataaaaattgttcactctcttttttgcgtaaattatattttgttcactatttaaaaaattgttcgctgttttctcataaaacacctagtaaaatcgtgttttctaaatttaaacgccaaatctgaatgctttttcatgtttgaatttcacaataatcgaatctatttttctgcattaataaaatctacttctacattaataaaattttctctctacacattatgtttactgtatattcgaatctgcttactgcattcataaaatttgttttttgcattaagtaaatctgttcactgttttctcataaaaattgtttacttttttctgcataaactatttctagcattctgcataaaattattttctgttcagcattatttaaaaaattgttcactcacttttctgcgtaaattattttttgttcactatttaaaaaattgttcgctgttttctcataaaacacttagtgaaatcgtgttttctaaatttaaacgccaaatttgaatgctttttcatgtttgaatttcacaataatcgaatctatttttctgcattgataaaatctacttctacattaataaaattttctctctgcacatcatgtttactgtatattcgaatctgcttacttcattcataaaatttgttttttgcattaagtaaaactgttcactgttttctcataaaaattgttcactattttctgcataaactatttttagcattctgtataaaattattttctgttcaacattatttaaaaaattgttcactcacttttctgcgtaaattattttttgttcactatttaaaaaattgtttgctgttttctcataaaacacctagtgaaatcatgttttctaaatttaaacgccaaatctgaatgctttttcatgtttgaatttcacaataatcgaatctatttttctgcattgataaaatctacttctacattaataaaattttctctctgcacatcatgtttactgtatattcgattctgcttactgcattcataaaatctttttttttgcattaagtaaaactgttcactgttttcttataaaaattgttcattgttttttgcataaactgTTTTAGCATTGGCGCGGTTAGTGCACTTaaatgatttttgtgttttttttttttatttttaaaatatgtaaccatatgaataatggacaaactccatgaaagaaaaatgagtgatTTGTATAAATCACCTAATGGTAAGTGCctcaaataattcaaatttgtgaaaaagttCGAATTAGTTGAACGTAGAAATTTGGaaaaaatcaatggaaaatcaatgaaCGTACCAAATCTTGAATGTGTACATAAGATGTATAGATAATCTagacttgttgagaaatttgacTTCATTAAAagtacaaaataatgaaaattcaatggaaaagtaTGTACGTTAGATGTACAGATCGtatgaatttgtttaaaaatttgaattcgttgaatgtacaaaaCCGTGAAAGCTCAAGGAAAAAtagtgtacattagatgtacagataatacgaatttgttgaaaaattcgaATTCGTTGAGTGTGtaaaatcgtgaaaattcaaatgaaaattgaagaacataccaaattaagtaaactcaatggaaaattaattacattagaTGTATTGATcatccaaatttttttccaaatttgaagttgtcaaatgtacaaaattgtgaaaattcaatttaaaactgtTTACTAATGTACTGATCAtcttaatttgatgaaaatttcaaaattgttgaatgaacaaaatcgtgtaaactcaatggaaaatcaaagaacGTACCAAATCattgagcagcacatgtagcactgcaaacatcagtgtagcaatggtggacagctcacccccaaaattgatgcaaaaactttccagggatgctctgcatccttgaaaacgGTGCATTACAAAGGGTTGCATATTTGTGTATTCATGTGAGTGTGGATGGGTACTTCTGGTCAGGGCTCAATAGTACCGAGCTGTTGAACAGCACATGTAGAACTGTTTACtatctttggtcattttcagGGATGCTACTCGAAACGCTCTTCCCATAATCTGTGACTACTGGTTAGAAATAATAGCACATGGGTATTTCTGGTCAGGGCTCAACAAGTAATGTACAATAAATCTAATATGGGTGATAAGTGTTATGTGTGtaacatttcaaattacacAAACAGAATATTGGAAACATCAACATATCTAACTGGAGGCATTTCACTTCCTAAGGTGTTTCCTACATTACAAAGCAGATCGAGGACATTGTCCAACCAAAGCACAAGAATCATATGTAGCAACAAAGAACAGCAGAgaaaaaatgagcaagtgatttcatataaacttagccaaaacTAATGAACAGTtaatctttagatttgcaaaagtTGAATGTACATAATCATCAGTTGTCAGACATTAAgaacaacattttgtattgcacataacgtgtagacattaacaacaacgtttaatgttcgtaggtagaaatttttggaaatcatcattACTTAAATCTGAGAAGTCTAAAATATATCTTTCATCATCTAACACACTAACTTCATTAAGCAGATTCGTCTCAAATTTAACTTACCCACCCatggtttcatttttgacacttaACCCATTTTTGACATTTAGCTAGaaaataattctaaaattatgtaataataactcatttagttataatttctcaaaaatatatataaagaaaattcagGATTAAAGCCATGCAACGCATGGAATTTTCACTAGtatcttttataaatttaagcATTATAAAACATTTCATCCACACTTTAAGGGTatcatttgattcatttctttcaatttaaattttgaacgaatccttctatatatatatatatataatcattctATTACACTCCTTCCAAAATGGCAAAATGATAGATAGTTTGATAGCCATCCAAACgcatcacaaaacaaatatctttttttttttttttttttttatgaaaaacaaaaatcttttaaatATCGTAGGACATTTcacttttgttatgtttttagttGATACAACTTCTATTTCTTGCAAAGTGACATTGTCTAGAAGTTCTTGTTCCACGTGTAATAGACAGTTTATTTAATTCAGTGTTAATTGTAGCTATGTATCTTATTAGACTTTGTTTCATAAATTGCTAAAGAAACATGACTTTTTCTATACCtcttgtttcaaatttatttgacTTTCCTCTACTAATGGTTACGTTCTAATGTCAACTCGTACTTTTGATTGGAAGATTATTGCATATATTAAGCCTATGTGAGCAGACTCTGATTGGACCAGATATTGTGTATTGTTCCCCATTCAGCAATCAGCTAGAAAATCTTTTGGTTTTTAAAGCATGGAAGCAATAGGCAGTAGAAATCTAAAAGAGACATTTAGCAGTTGTATTGCattaaattttgtagaaatacaATGTAGC
This region includes:
- the LOC142608331 gene encoding feruloyl CoA ortho-hydroxylase F6H1-3-like, yielding MDPIVATPISESSNITDFVVTNGNGVKGLSEMGLKALPKQYIQPVEERITVSNILPQESIPIIDMSNWDEPKVSESICDAAEKWGFFQIINHGVPIDVLENVKDATHRFFNLPAKEKRKFSKENSPSNSVRFGTSFSPEAEKALEWKDYLSLFYVSEAEASALWPSACKDQVLEYMRGSELVIQRLLEALMKRINVKEIDETKESLLMGSKRINLNYYPICPNPELTVGVGRHSDVSTLTILLQDDIGGLYVRGNNDSWVHVPPISGSLVINVGDALQIMSNGRYKSIEHRVVASGSKNRISVPIFVNPRPYDMIGPFPEVLAGGEKALYKQVLYSNYVKHFFKKAHDGKKTIEFAKI